In one Camelus ferus isolate YT-003-E chromosome 14, BCGSAC_Cfer_1.0, whole genome shotgun sequence genomic region, the following are encoded:
- the MTIF3 gene encoding LOW QUALITY PROTEIN: translation initiation factor IF-3, mitochondrial (The sequence of the model RefSeq protein was modified relative to this genomic sequence to represent the inferred CDS: deleted 1 base in 1 codon) produces the protein MAALFLKRLTLQITKTENNCIRSCWGKYVVQKMAPAQPSPIASAPRPSCLTYAKAFSTEDTRDEQKKKKKDDTAFSNIGRKISERIIHVLDEQGNDLGHMHRATVIRLMDERDLRLVRRDPGAEPPKYQLLTGAQIHHERLRLRELEKAKPRPRPTLTKELTFSSNIGQRDLDTKTKQIQQWIKKNYRVQITVKKGKSAEEPESKTEDIFNQILQTMPGRATFSSKPQPIRGGKAVMCVLRPLSRRKRQCLQQLRGPQEETL, from the exons ATGGCTGCTCTTTTTCTAAAGAGGTTAACATTACAAAtcacaaagactgaaaataacTGCATTAGAAGCTGTTGGGGTAAATATGTCGTACAAAAGATGGCCCCAGCACAGCCGTCCCCTATTGCTTCTGCCCCGAGACCGTCCTGCCTAACTTACGCAAAAGCCTTTAGTACGGAAGACACTCGagatgaacaaaaaaagaaaaaaaaggatgacaCAGCTTTCAGTAACATTGGCAGGAAAATCAGTGAGCGCATTATTCACGTGCTGGACGAGCAGGGCAACGACCTGGGCCACATGCACCGGGCGACTGTCATCCGGCTGATGGACGAGCGGGACCTGCGGTTGGTGCGGAGGGACCCTGGTGCTGAGCCCCCGAAGTACCAGCTCCTGACGGGCGCGCAGATCCACCACGAGCGGCTCCGGCTGCGGGAGCTGGAGAAGGCCAAGCCCAGACCCA ggCCCACTCTGACAAAGGAGCTGACCTTTTCTTCAAATATTGGACAACGTGATTTGGACACAAAGACTAAACAGATTCAGCAGTGGATCAAGAAAAACTACAGAGTTCAGATTACCGTGAAGAAAGGGAAGAGTGCGGAAGAGCCTGAAAGCAAAACG GAGGACATATTTAATCAGATACTCCAGACCATGCCTGGAAGAGCTACCTTCTCATCCAAGCCACAGCCTATCAGAGGGGGAAAGGCTGTGATGTGTGTTCTCCGTCCCTTGagcaga aggaagagacagtgTCTACAGCAGCTCAGGGGGCCCCAAGAGGAGACCCTTTGA
- the GTF3A gene encoding transcription factor IIIA — protein sequence MDQFIEKKEKEGKKHSLIQLPYVQSCQENWESVLEGPSGAVRAGSRHVAQHVAQHVAECLTPGALEPPASVAEAVSSLTIADAFVAAGESPAPPPRAPPRRFICSFPDCSANYNKAWKLDAHLCKHTGERPFVCSHEGCGKAFVRDYHLSRHALVHTGEKPFVCAASGCDQKFNTKSNLKKHFERKHENQQKQYVCRFEGCEKAFKKHQQLKSHQCQHTHEPLFRCTHEGCGKHFSSPSSLKRHGKVHEGYVCQKECSFVAKTWTELLKHMRETHKEEITCDVCQKTFKRRDYLKQHMKTHAPERDVYRCSREGCGRTYTTMFNLQSHILSFHEEQRPFVCGNASCGKTFAMKQSLTRHAVVHDPDKKKMKLKVKPAREKRSLASRLSGYIPPKRKQDPGVSLPRNGESLDSTEGGVPSAVVMLSPETHQPALFEGPQTTQCSYFLSEACFY from the exons ATGGATCAGTTcatagagaagaaagagaaagaaggaaaaaagcacagCCTGATTCAGCTGCCTTATGTGCAGAGCTGTCAGGAGAACTGGGAGTCGGTGTTAGAA GGCCCCTCAGGAGCCGTCCGCGCAGGTTCGCGGCACGTGGCTCAGCACGTGGCTCAGCACGTGGCGGAGTGCCTGACTCCTGGAGCCCTGGAGCCGCCGGCCTCGGTCGCCGAGGCGGTGTCGTCTCTGACCATCGCCGACGCGTTCGTCGCGGCCGGCGAgagcccggccccgccgccccgtGCGCCCCCTCGGAGGTTCATCTGCTCCTTCCCCGACTGCAGCGCCAATTACAACAAGGCCTGGAAGCTAGACGCGCACCTGTGCAAGCACACGGGGGAG AGACCATTTGTTTGCAGCCATGAAGGATGTGGCAAAGCCTTTGTCCGGGACTACCACCTGAGCCGCCATGCCCTGGTTCACACCGGAGAGAAGCCCTTTGT TTGTGCAGCGAGCGGCTGTGATCAGAAGTTCAACACAAAATCAAACCTGAAGAAACATTTTGAACGCAAACATGAAAACCAGCAAAAACAATATGTG TGCAGGTTTGAAGGCTGTGAGAAGGCCTTCAAGAAACACCAGCAGCTGAAAAGCCACCAGTGCCAGCACACCCACGAGCCGCTGTTCAG GTGCACCCACGAGGGATGCGGAAAACACTTTTCCTCCCCCAGCAGTCTGAAGCGGCACGGGAAGGTCCACGAGG gcTATGTATGTCAAAAAGAATGTTCTTTTGTGGCAAAAACGTGGACAGAACTTTTGAAACACATGAGAGAAACTCATAAAG AGGAAATAACATGTGACGTATGCCAGAAGACATTTAAACGCAGAGATTACCTGAAGCAGCACATGAAAACTCACGCCCCAGAGAGGGACGTCTATCGGTGTTCACGAGAAGGCTGTGGCCGCACCTACACCACCATGTTCAACCTCCAGAGCCACATCCTCTCGTTCCACGAGGAACAGCGCCCATTTGTGTGCGGAAACGCCAGCTGCGGCAAGACCTTCGCCATGAAA CAGAGTCTCACCAGGCATGCTGTTGTGCACGACCctgacaagaagaaaatgaagctcaAA GTGAAACCAGCTCGTGAAAAACGGAGTCTGGCCTCTCGGCTCAGTGGGTACATCCCTCCTAAAAGGAAACAGGACCCAGGCGTGTCTTTGCCTAGAAACGGAGAGTCACTGGACAGCACTGAAGGTGGGGTGCCCTCCGCTGTTGTGATGCTGAGCCCAGAGACACACCAGCCTGCTTTGTTTGAAGGACCACAGACCACCCAGTGCAGTTATTTTCTATCAGAAgcatgtttttattaa